Genomic segment of Rhinoderma darwinii isolate aRhiDar2 chromosome 12, aRhiDar2.hap1, whole genome shotgun sequence:
ACAGAAAAATTGAATTATCGTATACCGGTCTTGAGTTATCAGAGTTTGCCGTTACAGGCCATCTGTAATTAGAGCTTATGTCCCTATGACAACCCTCCCTGCATTGGTACCAAGGCAGCTTAGTGTtacacatagcaaccaatcagatttcttcTTACATTATTTTActtgtactaaaaaaaaaaaaaaaaaaatatagcaaaaaGCTAGATTCTGATTAATGTGGAGCTGTAATGTATAGGAACATCATAGGTAGGTCACAGAGACAATCGGCAAAGAACTCCCTTCCTACAGAAGTTCCAGACGGCAACCTCGGATAGTAAAGGGATAAGACGAACATTAGTGGGATTTGACTACATCTCCTGGTAGTTCTTctttaaaattaaaatgttaagaaAGTTCTGATAGGAAAGGTATTAAAATAAATTCAGTGCTTGTGTTACAGACTTTGGAATAAAACCGTTAGTGTGCTACCCAGAGGGAAGGAAAAACCAATTCATTTGAATACATAATTTTTACTGTATTCATTGAACTTCTTGTtttcatccattttgcatccaggACAGAGCCAACATTTTCCACATCTATAAACAGCGGGTCTCCTTAAAAGTATTCTCAAAAGGAACATAAATGATAGTTTATAGAAAGTACCATCAATACAATTCAATTTGACCTTGGACACACCTCCATTTAAAGGGGATCTCTTGTCTCCTGACATTTGTGTTTAGTAAATActtccccataaaataataattctgcagCATCTTTTCCATGCCTTTTGCTTTTTTTCCATTCCTCTGCTATTCCTTCTGGAAACTTATAAATAAGTCACGGGTTGGACCACTAAGTGTTaccatgttaccattccccttgccaaAGGGAGTGTCCCTACACACTACCCTGACAGTGTCAGTATTGATTGGACAGTGTAAGACTTCGTAGGGACACTTCCTACTGAAAAGCAGAATGGTAatgtccagttgtcaatttattctgacatttccaggaggaataacaaaggaataaGACAACAAAAAGTTATAAGAACAGGTGTTCCTGCGTTgccatttcatgggaaatacatgtatttactaaaacaggcttGTCAGGAGACATAACAGGGCTTCCTAAGCTAAAGGGTAAACTTATAaacaacttttgacatgttagaaatttttaattggtggtggtctgagcactaagacccccaccgatcgctaaaatcaagcggcagaagtgctcagatGAGCACTGTGCTGTTTTGTTCCTGAACGGCTTTCCTTGGAAAGtcgagcaagcggtgtatggactttgtattgagcccgtacacctcaaactcggctttccgaggaaggGCGATCAGAAGCGAAGCACCACAACGCTCACGCCACCGCTTTGGCCAATTCCTTTTAGCGagcggtaggggtctcagtgctcagacccacaccgatcaaaacttctgacaggtcactatgacatgtgaaaAGTTTCAAAGTTACTCTTGAACTCTTTTACTCTTCTGAGTTGTTCAGGAGGCCTCTTATTAGGCCAATTTGGGTATATGGAAGCCATAGAGGGAAGTCCCGAACTTGGGACTACTCTCTTTGAGACAGAACGGAAAGCCACTGCAAAGAGTGTCTCCCACCCTAATGGAATAGAATGGGCACTGTGAAatatatttcccctgcagtggacgCAGAGAGCAGCCCCTGGCAATAACCGTTAAGCACCAGTTAGAGAAGCCAGCCTGTGGCAATCAGTTCTCAGTTGGCTTCATTCTAAGAAGGGGTTTCCAAACaggacaatttttttaaataatgcacTTCTATAGTTTTCAGTTACAACATATAGGGCCATATTTGATGCCAATAGCAGTCAATGAATTCCAGATGTTCTTTTTATGCTGAAAATTAAGGCAGGGATCTCATTGAATGCAGTGGTTAACTCCTCTGCTTTGCCTGCACAAAGTTTTGTAAATGAGGCCCATAATAATCTTATTCGAGTGaaattagaatttaaaaaaaacaatccaatAAAAGAGAGTCTCGTCAatgggaaatatatatatatgtaggctaagagaaaccaagaaaaaaaaaaaaaacaacttacaggAAGAGTACTTCACACTACCAGAGCGTGCCCGAGTTAGAGGTGGTTTTggtgtaggtgccactgtttttttgaTAGGTTGTTTAACTTCTGCCATGGCTGGTTTTCGACTTGTATAGCTGTGGTCAACACTACGTCCTGAAAACCCAGTACGTGGAGAggaagtctcagaatcgcttggcacaTTGAATGAGCCAGTCCTCTTTCTTGGCATTGCCAGAACGTCCAGCCGGGAGAGCTTTTTTGATTCACTGCTACTTTTTGCTGATGAAGAAGCttctgaactaatatttagtttTTCAGCATCTGCACTTTCATTATCAGATGCTTCCCCGAGACGAGCACGACGTAACTTAGATGCCCTTGTAGGCCTGGGTGTTGATAGGCTATTTGAGCGAGTGAGAGCTTGCTGGACTTTCTGTGcatttgcagatattctgcttgCATCCTCTTTAGTTGATTGAGCAAAGGGTCTCCTTCTTGAGAGATTTCTCGAGGAAGAATTTTCATAATCTGAGGATACAGTGTCAGGAACGGATATGTAAGGAAGACTAGAACTTCTTTCTTCATCTGTGAAATCCAAGGAACCACGTGTTCCAGAGCTGCGCTTCATTTCAAACTTTTTGGCTACATCTTTTTTGCTACCTCCATTAGCAGGAACAGTTCTCCGTTTTTCAGAGAGtctctctcgggcacttggctggCAGTATTGATCCTGTATTGAAGATGAAGATGATGACTTTTCCTTATGAAGACCCAAAACCCTTGTTTTTTGTGGATGACTTGGTACATTCTTGTCACTAACCAGACTGACTGTACTTGCTGTATCCACATCAGAATCTCCGGATAAGGAATCATCCGGTGGACAAGGAGTATTTTCTATATCATCTAGATGATTCTGAGAAAAGAGCTTAGCTTCAAGAGCAGCCAAGGCATTTTCAGTTTCTTTAAGAATCTGCTGTGTTTCTCGACTGTAGTCCGTGTTAGACTGTGTAACATTCAGATCTTTAAGCAAGGGGTGGGTTGAAATGTGGGGAAGTTTGTTAGAAGATATTTTGCAGCTGGATTTCTCTTTGGTAAAACTTTCTTGCCTAACAAACGAAACAGAATCTCTTGCTTGTTCATATTCTTTTTTCAATAACTGGTTATCTATTTTTGCTGTAGTTGGCATTTCTTGCACGGTTTGATGGTTTCCTTTTGGTTTTACATGGAGATCATGACCTTTATATGGTTTGTGCATCTCTAGGTTGGGCAATATGGAATTTAAGTGGGATAAACTTTCAATCTCACTTTCATTTCCAACATAAAAGCTAGTAGACTTTGGTtcattaaaaagtttatttattttttggacaCTTGGTTCTTGTAAATCAGTGTCCTCTTTCCTCCGCTTCGTTCTAGAAACTCTTGGCAATTGGTTAGATTTTCTGCTAAAcagaccaccatcatcagacttgCTTGCATCGCTAAGACTGTCTGGATCCAAATCTTCTTGTATAAACAGTAGACTATTCGTATCAGAGGGCATGGGTTTCACTTCGTTTTCGATAATCATTGTTTTAGGAGGACTTTCAGAGTAAGACTCGGTAAAGACCAAAATAGTTGGTGTTGGACTTTCAGATTTGTCATTTGGTGGTAGTTGAGGAAGAAGTCGTCTTGTCCTCGAAGGGtaaccaggatctccttcacccgtATTTTCAACATGGTCAAAATCTAAAAAACAGAGGGCATTCAATAAGTTGGTGAAAAGAATTCCAAAAGTGGATTAAGATGAGAACGATTGTAAGACTTGTTATATATTAATTAAAAAGCTTCTTGCAAGTTTGAACTCTCTACACACCGAAAATAGAATTTCCAGTATATCTGGCAGGAAAGCTAGTACAGAACAGACTAAGAATGATTTCTGAGCTTCCAGGACTTAGGAGATTCTCACAATCAGAGTTGTCCCAATGCTGACTGAAGACTAGACTGATAAATTCATCTGGAAAAGACTCTAGACATTCCAAAAGCAGAGGCAtaactcaaaggggttgtccactaccggacaactgatgacctatccaccgaataggtcatcagtatatgatcggtggaggtccgacacctgtaccccgcactgatcagcttctccggcttcctctgggcaccggacgtccatgccggaagcagatcgctccggccacagaatagtggctgagctgcagtactgctatgcaatgtacggagccaactgcttccggctccatacattgcatactgtgcaatgacatccagtgCCCACAGGCAGctgaagcagctgattggtgtggggtTCGGGTATCGGACCCGCacagatgatatactgatgacctatccggtggataggtcatcagttgtctggtagtggacaacccatttaagcttCTGGGAAAAATCTTTAAcgggccccccacctaccatgtgccatataTAATAATGGTGTCTTATGTGGCCCTGGTTTCTGAGGGCCTAAAGGTTTTTCTTTTTGCCAAAGTGCCACTGCTTTGTGTCTGTCCCGAAGGTCTGAGTCAGTTGATTTATCCCAACGGCCCATAATTCTTTAAACAACCGAATAAAATATTCTAGACATCAAAGATAAAGAGCAATAGatattaaatatatttaaagTCTTCATTACCGGAAAAAAGTTTCAATATTTGTCCTATTTTGGACATCTATAACTATGAAGTTTTGAGCACATTACCATCATTTGCCAGTAATCCCATTTTTTGCCCATCTAAGGGAGAAGTCGGTGAGGCATCTGGATAGCTGTCGGCAAGACTTGCCCACCTAGAAACCCATTTCTGGCCACTTTTACTGGAGCCAGATGATTTTCCAGCCTGCAAACATTTATAATTCTAGTCAGAACAAAAACTAGGTTTATACACAAATACAAGAACTGGTCAAGGGCGGCTCCTAAACTCACCGGGATATCAACTTGAGGATCACTATTCATTTTGACTGAGTGATTGGTTGACAGAATTGCAGTCTTGTGATTCACAATGCTCTCATTGAGGGAGGATTCCTCATTTTCTAAATTGATGACTGGTCTGTAAATTGCAGAAGAAATTTTGGAATACTCCTCGGGTTCAAAGACTCCAAATACCTACAAGTGAAGTAAGGATAATTATCCACCATTATACTTATCCTTGAGATGTTATTCTGCACCACACAGTTATAAATGTAGGTACCAAAATCTGGATATGTATCTGAAGGACAAAAATTTTTTTCACTTATATTAAAAGTCTATTTACACCCCTTACAGCATTTCATTCTGTAAATTAGTGAAACTGCCAACATCTTAAGTTAGAAGGGCTAAAAAGCACCTAATATGACCAGTAACTTGGATGAGCTTATTGAAAAACATCTGATCATTAAGGGCTCTGGCTGAATTTCCTTCTGTATTGTATACTCTTTGGCCAGGTTAAAAAGAGGTATTCCAGCCTTTagaatttttcacctatccactggaaagGTGAAAGATGCTAGATCCGTGGGAAtcgaccgctgggaccctcaccgatcgccAGATCCCCCGTTCCTCCCAGCAGCAAGATGGAGGCTAGGAGGAATTTAAATGGAGTGGAGGCCTTGCATGTGcggtaccgctccattcaaagtctatggggttGACTAAAACAACAGAGTGccgatctagcatttttcacctatccagtggataggtaaaAATTGCTAAATGCTGGGACACACCTTTAAGGCCTTCATTGGTTATATTATAATCTTACACACGATCATGAAGGACTTTAATCAGACATCACCAGAACTGATCAGACTAGAACGACTATTAAATAGAAACGATCATGGTTTTAACAGAACCATCTTTTGGACACATAGTAATATTGAGCTACAGATGCTAAaagtttaagtgactgtgccatcCCCTAAACTGGGCCGTAAATAGGAGTCCACCAGCAGgttaaaaaataaactcacccaaCCTCCATTCCCTCGCGGTTTCTTTTCCAGCCCCCTGCTTTACAATGCAGTGGGCGAGCAGTCTCTGGTGCATGACCTCATCAGCTGTGCCCGCCCGCACTACTTACTTACGTAAATTACATGTATCAGCACAGTCTTCGACTACCACTTTCCCCATATTTCCACTGGAGGGAAGTAGTAGTCTGAAAGCCACAGCGAAAGTCACAAATGTGCATCGCCCAAACTACCGCTTTTAGACAATAGAAGGATCCTATTGGAAAGGCGATGTCAGGTCTCAATATAGGTATTCAGCCTTGACATCATATTTAAAGTGACTGTTGCGTTAAGGAAATTTGAAgaattcgtgtttttttttttcttagaatataagGAATATTCACTTTTACCTGGTCTATCATATTTCTAGCTTCTTCAACTTCTTCATCTTGATTCTCTGTTTCAATAGTATATGTCCCAGCATCGCTCAGGCTGTCGTCCTCTTCAGTTTTCTGTACCCTCACTGGCCTACATTCAGAAAATGGTGTCATGGATATTGGAACTGAAGGCCCCATTACGGAGGATTGTACTTGATGGCACGCTGCTGGTGTGACTATTGTTGTTAACGGCAATGTCATAGGTTTTTCTACTGCATCTTTTAAGATCTCCGCCTGCTCCCGCAAATACTCGGCCACAAACTCCTGGGCAAacttggatttttttccaatgcTACCATAGCACTTCACTGGAGGTTTTGCGGTTACAGGGCCAGTACTTATTCGATCCTCAGTCTTTTCTCTCCTAAAAGAATTGGACCTTTGAGGAAATGAAGAATTTACCAGTGGTTTTGGAACCAGAGGAGCTGTAGTTGTCCCATTAGTGGTCAGCTTCTCAGCAGGTAAAACTCCTTTCTTCTTGTCACTTTTTCCTTTGTTGACCGGTTCAGCATCATTTTGTGAAGCGTTTGCACTGTGTGTGAAGGACTGAGACCTCTTTTTTCGAGGTGCATCCTCATCAAAGAATTCTATAACGAATGCTTGCTgattgtgcagcagttcttcaggctCCAGCTTTATCTGTCGTTGAAGCTTGCCCTGATCAGAGTGTGCATTCTCCTTCTCTGGAACAGGTCCGGGTGGATCTTCTGAATCACTTTGAGTCCCATCTTCATGTCGGTTACCTGAAATAATGAATACAATCATATAATGACCACATTTAAATGAACTCTCCAAGATTTAACATTTTACTTAAACTCTACATATAAACTTTTCAAATAGTCCAAATATTCTCCAAATAGTTTCCTCTTTCTCGTGGCAATATTGGCTGGAAGAATGCCGGTTGCTGCTTGGACTCATTTAGTCATACACCTTCGAGACAGGTAGAGCGACAGGCAGAGCCACATGAGCTCACTCAACTCGTCTTTATGTTAAATGCAATTATTATCCAATAGTGGAGTGATGGAGGTGAGCAGATACCAGGGACATAGCTAGGGAGTGgctggcggggcatgtgccccaaatGCAGAGAGCCGGGAAAGGGACCAAtaagccactctgccttggccagggattcagatacagggcttaaagggaaggtgtcatgaattatttttttttatcatattgcttttaataggatattaacataaatttaatttatttgaGTTCTacattttactttgtttttacttttacttctctatgggggctgccatttttttccatctctgtatgtttcGATTAACGacccagagatggaatacggcacatataagcccatagagaatgcgaacgggagccgttccattctctgaagcgtacgcagtctgtgtgggaacggcgcatgcgctgttcccacacagaacaAGACGAAGCTTgttcgcagagcaaaatccggcgccattttcatgtggaccggaagcctctcccggacagtaagatgacgacttctggctgtggcttccggccatatgttcaaggaagcgaaggcgcaaggaataggagtggaggcggcggcaggagaaggtaatttatgttcgtgtatgtgatgtgtgtataatgtTCATATATGttcgtgtaaggctgggttcacacgacctattttcagacgtaaacaaggcgtattatgcctcgttttccgtctgaaaatagggctacaatacgtcggcaaacatctgcccattcatttgaatgggtttgccgacgtactgtgcagacgacctgtaatttacgcgtcgtcgtttgacagctgtcaaacgatgacgcgtaaatggactgcctcggcaaagaagtgcaggacacttctttgccacgtaatttgagctgttcttcattgaactcaatgaagcacagctaaagatttacgagcgtctcagacggctcgcaaaatgcgaggaggagcatttacgtgtgaaacgaggcagctgttaacagtctgtcttttcacacgtaaatgcttctcatcgtgtgaacatacccttatactgtctgctgagcactgtatctaatcctcctacactgtgcagtcgctcagaaaatggcggcacagagTGTTGGAGGTTTGAAGAAAttgaaacccttccttctcctggcactagccagaagaaggaaggggggattgtgtgaggacactagagagagagtatgtccaccccaaatttgcagcataaatcaatcaatgaggttgctttaccacattgaccatgctgcaattctgggaactgctccctctagtggccagcacatggaaaggttataaaatagaatctaatttataatatttcctgacttgtgaaaaaattaaaacaatgtgtaatcacttaaataataataattgtttaactaaagcaacacattccctttactcTTTGTCCCCAGGCCAAGGAAAGCTTAGCTGCAAACTCCATCAAAATACAGAGAAACCCAATACACGAGGGAAAGAGAACTTTGTCCAAATAACCTTACAATCATGTTATTCTGGTTTACGGACTCACCTTTGAGAGTCCGATTGTGGATAGGAAGGTCACTCTTCGTACTGTAGACATCTTCTCCAGGAGACGGCCTTCTCATTAAACTTGGGTCATTCTGAACCAACCAGTCAGCTACTTTATTTTCAACCGACATCATTTCATGTGGACCGGTTTCCTTCCCTCCGGTCTTCTTTTGTCTCAATGAGAACTTAGTGACATGGTCCTTAATCTTTATTCTCCCAGGCCGACAGTCATCAAACTCAATGGTGAAAGAGGCATGGCTCTGCATCACTGGGGGTGTAACAGTATCGGTGTCTTTAGTAGGGATTTCATGGACTTGGGCCTCTGGAGATTTGGCTGGCTGCTGAAAGTCTTTTGTAGGAATTTCGAAGTAGCTGGGTTCTCGTCTGAACGAATAGAGTGATTGGTCAGCAAAATCTCTGTACCCTAGATTGCAATTCATTTCTTCTTCGTGTTGAGACATTTCTTTTGGGTGATCTAAAGCATAAATTGAAAATGAATGGTTTGTGATTAAATATTAATTCTATAGCGTAATGTGCTACAAGTAAAAAGCACTTCTGATCACCATTTCCTCATATAGCAAGGAATATCATATTGCTTGTAGAAGTCCAAGTGCATCATATGTCCATGGTCATATTACAAGAATACTAATTGTAGAAAACATACAAAGACAAAATCGTAATATTCTCTTTTGATCCTATTTCGtctaatattttaatataaaaaattgtGAGAACTATATAAAGAAGGAGATCATCCATTTCTCGTCTATTGATTCTCACAATTCTGGGTCTAGATGTAAGGCCCCAAGCACACAAccttaaaaaatctccgtaattgtggaccgtaatatGGTCCACAATACAGACTCCTcctcttctattggccacggacacctttccgtatcgctacagataGGTGTCCGGGCCGTTTGAAGTGTACCTCAAAAGATAGGAGATGTCCTATCgtttgcattttacgggccgtgctcccatactttgtatgggagg
This window contains:
- the CEP170B gene encoding centrosomal protein of 170 kDa protein B isoform X2 — protein: MSVTSWFLVSSSGTRHRLPREMIFVGREDCELMLQSRSVDKQHAVINYDSEKDEHRVKDLGSLNGTFVNDVRIPDQKYITLNLNDVIRFGYDFNMYVLEQIQHKVPEEALKHEKYTSQLQMSLKAPVTSRPEQGKEQLHQADSTSAKQEKGDKKAPSEPSIYRTPLYGQPSWWGEDDANNKHEKHDGRRPEDHYSDHPKEMSQHEEEMNCNLGYRDFADQSLYSFRREPSYFEIPTKDFQQPAKSPEAQVHEIPTKDTDTVTPPVMQSHASFTIEFDDCRPGRIKIKDHVTKFSLRQKKTGGKETGPHEMMSVENKVADWLVQNDPSLMRRPSPGEDVYSTKSDLPIHNRTLKGNRHEDGTQSDSEDPPGPVPEKENAHSDQGKLQRQIKLEPEELLHNQQAFVIEFFDEDAPRKKRSQSFTHSANASQNDAEPVNKGKSDKKKGVLPAEKLTTNGTTTAPLVPKPLVNSSFPQRSNSFRREKTEDRISTGPVTAKPPVKCYGSIGKKSKFAQEFVAEYLREQAEILKDAVEKPMTLPLTTIVTPAACHQVQSSVMGPSVPISMTPFSECRPVRVQKTEEDDSLSDAGTYTIETENQDEEVEEARNMIDQVFGVFEPEEYSKISSAIYRPVINLENEESSLNESIVNHKTAILSTNHSVKMNSDPQVDIPAGKSSGSSKSGQKWVSRWASLADSYPDASPTSPLDGQKMGLLANDDFDHVENTGEGDPGYPSRTRRLLPQLPPNDKSESPTPTILVFTESYSESPPKTMIIENEVKPMPSDTNSLLFIQEDLDPDSLSDASKSDDGGLFSRKSNQLPRVSRTKRRKEDTDLQEPSVQKINKLFNEPKSTSFYVGNESEIESLSHLNSILPNLEMHKPYKGHDLHVKPKGNHQTVQEMPTTAKIDNQLLKKEYEQARDSVSFVRQESFTKEKSSCKISSNKLPHISTHPLLKDLNVTQSNTDYSRETQQILKETENALAALEAKLFSQNHLDDIENTPCPPDDSLSGDSDVDTASTVSLVSDKNVPSHPQKTRVLGLHKEKSSSSSSIQDQYCQPSARERLSEKRRTVPANGGSKKDVAKKFEMKRSSGTRGSLDFTDEERSSSLPYISVPDTVSSDYENSSSRNLSRRRPFAQSTKEDASRISANAQKVQQALTRSNSLSTPRPTRASKLRRARLGEASDNESADAEKLNISSEASSSAKSSSESKKLSRLDVLAMPRKRTGSFNVPSDSETSSPRTGFSGRSVDHSYTSRKPAMAEVKQPIKKTVAPTPKPPLTRARSGSVKYSSSSRRRQQGSDYISTSEEEYGSNHSTPKHKRSHTSTATQTPRTHNVPVRQRQSTLPDDDDDEQEVYNNFIAQSEEIAEIARLSQTLVNDVACLAKEIHDVAGDGDSQSSSGTGHSTSLSSVPNTPAPIISAREELVHHIPEASLNYQKVPPGSAELKDFDQNMNDNRDEDPIKRRARNREEVIFDNLMLNPVSQLSHTICANTEILTEKMKVLFLNKEKSWEEIETRINSENEVPILKTSNKEISSILKVLRRVQKQLEVINVIIDPAGHMEVIPTNKKTSPVIQTSTPQVRTNNSVSKIESRQPVRARNYMHKSSSGSSRSPESSFGRDEDDAYIV
- the CEP170B gene encoding centrosomal protein of 170 kDa protein B isoform X4 is translated as MSVTSWFLVSSSGTRHRLPREMIFVGREDCELMLQSRSVDKQHAVINYDSEKDEHRVKDLGSLNGTFVNDVRIPDQKYITLNLNDVIRFGYDFNMYVLEQIQHKVPEEALKHEKYTSQLQMSLKAPVTSRPEQGKEQLHQADSTSAKQEKGDKKAPSEPSIYRTPLYGQPSWWGEDDANNKHEKHDGRRPEDHYSDHPKEMSQHEEEMNCNLGYRDFADQSLYSFRREPSYFEIPTKDFQQPAKSPEAQVHEIPTKDTDTVTPPVMQSHASFTIEFDDCRPGRIKIKDHVTKFSLRQKKTGGKETGPHEMMSVENKVADWLVQNDPSLMRRPSPGEDVYSTKSDLPIHNRTLKGNRHEDGTQSDSEDPPGPVPEKENAHSDQGKLQRQIKLEPEELLHNQQAFVIEFFDEDAPRKKRSQSFTHSANASQNDAEPVNKGKSDKKKGVLPAEKLTTNGTTTAPLVPKPLVNSSFPQRSNSFRREKTEDRISTGPVTAKPPVKCYGSIGKKSKFAQEFVAEYLREQAEILKDAVEKPMTLPLTTIVTPAACHQVQSSVMGPSVPISMTPFSECRPVRVQKTEEDDSLSDAGTYTIETENQDEEVEEARNMIDQVFGVFEPEEYSKISSAIYRPVINLENEESSLNESIVNHKTAILSTNHSVKMNSDPQVDIPAGKSSGSSKSGQKWVSRWASLADSYPDASPTSPLDGQKMGLLANDDFDHVENTGEGDPGYPSRTRRLLPQLPPNDKSESPTPTILVFTESYSESPPKTMIIENEVKPMPSDTNSLLFIQEDLDPDSLSDASKSDDGGLFSRKSNQLPRVSRTKRRKEDTDLQEPSVQKINKLFNEPKSTSFYVGNESEIESLSHLNSILPNLEMHKPYKGHDLHVKPKGNHQTVQEMPTTAKIDNQLLKKEYEQARDSVSFVRQESFTKEKSSCKISSNKLPHISTHPLLKDLNVTQSNTDYSRETQQILKETENALAALEAKLFSQNHLDDIENTPCPPDDSLSGDSDVDTASTVSLVSDKNVPSHPQKTRVLGLHKEKSSSSSSIQDQYCQPSARERLSEKRRTVPANGGSKKDVAKKFEMKRSSGTRGSLDFTDEERSSSLPYISVPDTVSSDYENSSSRNLSRRRPFAQSTKEDASRISANAQKVQQALTRSNSLSTPRPTRASKLRRARLGEASDNESADAEKLNISSEASSSAKSSSESKKLSRLDVLAMPRKRTGSFNVPSDSETSSPRTGFSGRSVDHSYTSRKPAMAEVKQPIKKTVAPTPKPPLTRARSGSVKYSSSTQTPRTHNVPVRQRQSTLPDDDDDEQEVYNNFIAQSEEIAEIARLSQTLVNDVACLAKEIHDVAGDGDSQSSSGTGHSTSLSSVPNTPAPIISAREELVHHIPEASLNYQKVPPGSAELKDFDQNMNDNRDEDPIKRRARNREEVIFDNLMLNPVSQLSHTICANTEILTEKMKVLFLNKEKSWEEIETRINSENEVPILKTSNKEISSILKVLRRVQKQLEVINVIIDPAGHMEVIPTNKKTSPVIQTSTPQVRTNNSVSKIESRQPVRARNYMHKSSSGSSRSPESSFGRDEDDAYIV
- the CEP170B gene encoding centrosomal protein of 170 kDa protein B isoform X1, with amino-acid sequence MSVTSWFLVSSSGTRHRLPREMIFVGREDCELMLQSRSVDKQHAVINYDSEKDEHRVKDLGSLNGTFVNDVRIPDQKYITLNLNDVIRFGYDFNMYVLEQIQHKVPEEALKHEKYTSQLQMSLKAPVTSRPEQGKEQLHQADSTSAKQEKGDKKAPSEPSIYRTPLYGQPSWWGEDDANNKHEKHDGRRPEDHYSDHPKEMSQHEEEMNCNLGYRDFADQSLYSFRREPSYFEIPTKDFQQPAKSPEAQVHEIPTKDTDTVTPPVMQSHASFTIEFDDCRPGRIKIKDHVTKFSLRQKKTGGKETGPHEMMSVENKVADWLVQNDPSLMRRPSPGEDVYSTKSDLPIHNRTLKGNRHEDGTQSDSEDPPGPVPEKENAHSDQGKLQRQIKLEPEELLHNQQAFVIEFFDEDAPRKKRSQSFTHSANASQNDAEPVNKGKSDKKKGVLPAEKLTTNGTTTAPLVPKPLVNSSFPQRSNSFRREKTEDRISTGPVTAKPPVKCYGSIGKKSKFAQEFVAEYLREQAEILKDAVEKPMTLPLTTIVTPAACHQVQSSVMGPSVPISMTPFSECRPVRVQKTEEDDSLSDAGTYTIETENQDEEVEEARNMIDQVFGVFEPEEYSKISSAIYRPVINLENEESSLNESIVNHKTAILSTNHSVKMNSDPQVDIPAGKSSGSSKSGQKWVSRWASLADSYPDASPTSPLDGQKMGLLANDDFDHVENTGEGDPGYPSRTRRLLPQLPPNDKSESPTPTILVFTESYSESPPKTMIIENEVKPMPSDTNSLLFIQEDLDPDSLSDASKSDDGGLFSRKSNQLPRVSRTKRRKEDTDLQEPSVQKINKLFNEPKSTSFYVGNESEIESLSHLNSILPNLEMHKPYKGHDLHVKPKGNHQTVQEMPTTAKIDNQLLKKEYEQARDSVSFVRQESFTKEKSSCKISSNKLPHISTHPLLKDLNVTQSNTDYSRETQQILKETENALAALEAKLFSQNHLDDIENTPCPPDDSLSGDSDVDTASTVSLVSDKNVPSHPQKTRVLGLHKEKSSSSSSIQDQYCQPSARERLSEKRRTVPANGGSKKDVAKKFEMKRSSGTRGSLDFTDEERSSSLPYISVPDTVSSDYENSSSRNLSRRRPFAQSTKEDASRISANAQKVQQALTRSNSLSTPRPTRASKLRRARLGEASDNESADAEKLNISSEASSSAKSSSESKKLSRLDVLAMPRKRTGSFNVPSDSETSSPRTGFSGRSVDHSYTSRKPAMAEVKQPIKKTVAPTPKPPLTRARSGSVKYSSSSRRRQQGSDYISTSEEEYGSNHSTPKHKRSHTSTATQTPRTHNVPVRQRQSTLPDDDDDEQEVYNNFIAQSEEIAEIARLSQTLVNDVACLAKEIHDVAGDGDSQSSSGTGHSTSLSSVPNTPAPIISAREEILKRTSQRPFPSQLVHHIPEASLNYQKVPPGSAELKDFDQNMNDNRDEDPIKRRARNREEVIFDNLMLNPVSQLSHTICANTEILTEKMKVLFLNKEKSWEEIETRINSENEVPILKTSNKEISSILKVLRRVQKQLEVINVIIDPAGHMEVIPTNKKTSPVIQTSTPQVRTNNSVSKIESRQPVRARNYMHKSSSGSSRSPESSFGRDEDDAYIV